The proteins below are encoded in one region of Paludisphaera mucosa:
- a CDS encoding PAS domain-containing hybrid sensor histidine kinase/response regulator: MQPNQEEKPSPPPPGDEEWTRDSEEVRTSEARFRNLFRSMDQASCVVEILFDGSGKAVDFRFLEANPAFERHTGLKDVVDRTVRELAPGLEDFWFETYGRVAESGEPARFERISERLGGRWFHVDAFRLGGPDSRQVAIMFSDVSDRRRVEGELRQSEERHRSILESITDGFFAVDRDWRFTYVNPQFERILDQSAGDVLGESLWVLYPGLAESEFGEIYRRVAATRVAESATAHYADFDRWFEFNAYPAVDGLSVYFRDVTDRMLAEQALRASERRFRELADAAPAILWVTEPDGRCTFLSRGWHELTGQAEEEALGIGWVDALHPEDQVASGRAFLAANERRQMFRCEYRVRRPDGSYRWALDVGRPRFASDGSFLGFVGSVIDVHERKLAEEETRRLDARVNLALDSARLGTWNIDPATEALETDDRFRAIFGVAGDHCSYQDAVAIVHPDDRARVLEAILASTRPDDPQPYSLEYRVVHADGSVRWVYVEGRSNFTGEGSGRRLASFDGTIADVTEKKRAEDERRELTARIGLQARIFDTALSNSPDFIYTFDLAGRFTYINRALLALWGKTSDEAVGKNFFDLDYPIDLAARLQRQIQQVVATRAHVRDETPYTSAAGERRYDYIFVPVLAPDGTVEAVAGSTRDVTERTQAEEATRKRALQLQKLAEIATRVNAAHDVSSVVGVVTEEARLLIGARQAATCMVLGTHHPYPLNVVSTATNRSYAAEEPGILGADLYMVVNAENRPVRLTQDELEHDARWRILQKVALVKPSGGGWLAAPLLGRNGRNLGLLQLADKLDGEFTADDEAMLVQLSRLAAIAVENARLYQELRSNDARKDEFLAMLAHELRNPLAAIGNAVKVTTKSGLKEHIDWSMEVITRQMQHLSRLIDDLMDVSRITRGKIELRRSVMEITPILESAAATVRTLVDERKHTLELDVERAGLWADVDPTRMEQVVVNLLNNAAKYSDDGGRIRLSARSELDEVVVAVTDRGVGIPPEKIPEMFELFAQGDRSLARSEGGLGIGLTVVKKLVEMHGGTVTAHSAGAGEGSEFVIRLPRARWTPEASRSADAARAETGRKVRILVVDDNVDTAWGMAMLLELLGHQVATAHSGPAAIEAATATPPDFILLDIGLPGMSGYEVASRLRREACCKDVVIVAVSGYGQDEDRRRSKAAGFDHHLTKPLDHDALLALLAD, encoded by the coding sequence ATGCAGCCGAACCAGGAAGAGAAGCCCTCCCCTCCCCCTCCCGGCGACGAAGAATGGACGCGAGATAGCGAGGAAGTCCGGACGAGCGAGGCTCGCTTCCGCAACCTGTTCCGCTCGATGGACCAGGCGTCCTGCGTCGTCGAGATCCTGTTCGACGGCTCCGGCAAGGCCGTTGATTTCCGGTTCCTCGAAGCCAACCCGGCGTTCGAGAGGCATACCGGACTCAAGGACGTGGTGGACCGGACGGTGCGGGAGCTGGCGCCGGGGCTCGAAGATTTTTGGTTCGAGACCTATGGTCGAGTCGCCGAGAGTGGCGAGCCGGCTCGGTTCGAGAGGATCTCGGAGCGACTGGGAGGCCGCTGGTTCCACGTCGACGCCTTCCGGCTCGGCGGCCCGGATTCCCGCCAGGTCGCCATCATGTTCAGCGACGTCAGCGACCGCAGGAGGGTCGAGGGAGAATTGCGGCAGAGCGAGGAGCGGCATCGGAGCATCCTCGAGAGCATCACCGACGGCTTCTTCGCCGTGGACCGGGATTGGCGGTTCACCTACGTCAACCCGCAGTTCGAGCGCATCCTCGACCAGTCCGCGGGCGACGTCCTGGGCGAGTCCCTCTGGGTCCTGTACCCGGGCCTCGCCGAGAGCGAATTCGGGGAGATCTATCGCCGGGTCGCGGCCACCCGCGTGGCCGAGTCGGCTACCGCGCACTACGCGGACTTCGACCGCTGGTTCGAGTTCAACGCCTACCCGGCGGTCGACGGCCTGTCCGTCTACTTCCGGGACGTCACCGACCGCATGCTGGCGGAGCAGGCGCTGCGAGCCAGCGAGCGACGATTCCGAGAATTGGCCGACGCCGCCCCGGCCATCCTCTGGGTGACCGAACCCGACGGCCGGTGCACGTTCCTCTCGCGCGGCTGGCACGAGCTCACCGGCCAGGCCGAGGAGGAGGCCCTGGGGATCGGGTGGGTCGACGCCTTGCATCCCGAAGACCAGGTCGCGTCGGGACGCGCCTTCCTCGCCGCCAACGAGCGGCGCCAGATGTTCCGGTGTGAGTATCGCGTCCGCCGCCCGGACGGGTCGTACCGCTGGGCCCTCGACGTCGGCCGCCCGCGGTTCGCGTCGGACGGCTCGTTCCTCGGGTTCGTGGGATCGGTCATCGACGTCCACGAACGGAAGCTGGCCGAGGAGGAGACGCGGCGGCTCGACGCCCGGGTCAACCTGGCTCTCGACTCCGCCCGGCTGGGCACCTGGAACATCGATCCCGCCACGGAAGCGTTGGAGACCGACGACCGGTTCCGGGCCATCTTCGGCGTTGCCGGCGACCATTGTTCATACCAGGACGCCGTCGCCATCGTCCACCCGGACGACCGGGCTCGGGTCCTCGAGGCGATCCTGGCCTCGACGCGCCCCGACGACCCGCAGCCGTACTCGCTCGAATATCGGGTCGTCCACGCCGACGGCTCGGTCCGGTGGGTCTACGTCGAGGGCCGCTCTAATTTCACGGGCGAGGGGTCGGGCCGACGGCTCGCGAGCTTCGACGGCACGATCGCCGACGTCACGGAAAAGAAACGCGCCGAGGACGAGCGCCGAGAGCTGACGGCCCGGATCGGGCTCCAGGCGCGGATCTTCGACACCGCCCTCTCGAACTCGCCCGACTTCATCTACACCTTCGATCTGGCCGGCCGGTTCACCTACATCAACCGAGCCCTGCTGGCCCTCTGGGGCAAGACTTCCGACGAGGCCGTCGGCAAGAACTTTTTCGACCTGGATTACCCGATCGACCTTGCCGCGAGACTCCAGCGGCAGATTCAGCAGGTCGTCGCCACCAGGGCCCACGTGCGGGACGAAACGCCTTATACGAGCGCGGCGGGAGAGCGGCGCTACGACTACATCTTCGTTCCGGTCCTCGCCCCGGACGGGACGGTGGAAGCCGTCGCGGGCTCGACGCGCGACGTCACCGAGCGGACCCAGGCCGAGGAAGCGACCCGGAAACGGGCGCTCCAGCTCCAGAAGCTCGCCGAGATCGCCACGCGCGTGAACGCGGCCCACGACGTGAGTTCGGTCGTGGGCGTGGTGACCGAGGAGGCCAGGCTCCTGATCGGGGCCCGGCAGGCGGCGACGTGCATGGTGCTGGGCACGCACCACCCCTACCCTCTCAACGTCGTCTCGACGGCGACGAATCGGTCCTACGCGGCCGAAGAGCCCGGCATCCTCGGCGCCGACCTCTACATGGTGGTGAACGCCGAGAATCGGCCCGTCCGGCTGACGCAGGACGAACTGGAGCACGACGCGCGGTGGCGAATCCTCCAAAAGGTCGCGCTGGTGAAGCCCAGCGGAGGCGGCTGGCTGGCCGCTCCGCTATTGGGCCGGAACGGGAGGAACCTGGGGCTGCTCCAGCTCGCGGACAAGCTCGACGGCGAGTTCACCGCCGACGACGAGGCCATGCTCGTGCAGCTCTCGCGACTCGCGGCCATCGCCGTCGAGAACGCCCGGCTCTATCAGGAACTCCGCAGCAACGACGCCCGCAAGGACGAGTTCCTGGCGATGCTCGCCCACGAGTTGCGGAACCCGCTCGCGGCCATCGGCAATGCGGTGAAGGTGACCACGAAGAGCGGCCTCAAGGAGCACATCGACTGGTCGATGGAAGTCATCACGCGGCAGATGCAGCACCTCTCGCGGCTCATCGACGACCTCATGGACGTGTCCCGCATCACCCGAGGCAAGATCGAGCTGCGCCGCTCCGTCATGGAGATCACCCCGATCCTGGAGAGCGCGGCCGCCACGGTCCGGACGCTCGTCGACGAGCGGAAGCACACCCTCGAACTCGACGTCGAGCGGGCCGGACTCTGGGCCGACGTCGACCCGACCCGTATGGAACAGGTGGTGGTGAACCTGCTGAACAACGCCGCCAAGTACAGCGACGACGGCGGCCGCATCCGGCTCTCGGCTCGGTCCGAACTGGACGAGGTCGTCGTCGCCGTCACGGACCGAGGCGTGGGCATCCCGCCGGAGAAGATCCCCGAGATGTTCGAGCTGTTCGCCCAGGGCGACCGTTCCCTGGCCCGCTCCGAGGGGGGGTTGGGCATCGGGCTAACCGTGGTGAAGAAGCTCGTCGAGATGCACGGCGGCACGGTCACGGCCCACAGCGCGGGGGCCGGCGAGGGGAGCGAATTCGTCATCCGCCTGCCCCGTGCTAGGTGGACGCCCGAAGCGTCGCGATCCGCCGACGCCGCGAGGGCGGAGACCGGTCGGAAGGTCCGCATCCTCGTGGTCGACGACAACGTGGACACGGCCTGGGGCATGGCGATGCTGCTGGAACTTTTGGGGCACCAGGTGGCGACGGCCCACAGCGGCCCTGCCGCCATCGAGGCGGCGACGGCGACCCCCCCGGACTTCATCCTCCTCGACATCGGCCTCCCGGGCATGAGCGGCTACGAGGTCGCCTCGCGGCTGCGGCGGGAGGCGTGCTGCAAGGACGTCGTCATCGTCGCCGTATCCGGCTACGGCCAGGACGAAGACCGCCGACGTTCGAAAGCCGCCGGCTTCGATCACCACCTGACAAAGCCCCTGGACCACGACGCCCTGCTCGCCTTACTCGCCGATTGA
- a CDS encoding Imm10 family immunity protein, whose amino-acid sequence MRIAFRAVQGSFEDDGETLVAGVATGDDCFDDEGSYITFQRGADSARSLEDWEEDGLYFEYKDQLYGGYGLVDACRLGRDRLAIDLATPMSELENVVGFDVELAINDESYESLRDGLLRIIEGTRARLMVE is encoded by the coding sequence ATGCGGATCGCGTTCCGGGCCGTCCAGGGCTCCTTCGAAGACGACGGCGAGACCCTCGTCGCGGGCGTCGCCACGGGGGATGACTGTTTTGACGACGAAGGGTCCTATATCACCTTTCAGCGTGGTGCGGACTCGGCCCGGAGCCTCGAGGACTGGGAAGAGGACGGCCTCTATTTCGAGTACAAGGACCAGCTCTACGGCGGATACGGCCTGGTCGACGCGTGCCGGCTCGGCCGCGACCGACTGGCCATCGACCTGGCGACGCCGATGTCCGAGCTGGAGAACGTCGTCGGCTTCGACGTGGAGCTGGCGATCAACGACGAGAGTTACGAGAGTCTTCGCGACGGCCTGCTTCGGATCATCGAAGGGACCCGCGCGCGACTGATGGTCGAATGA
- a CDS encoding Gfo/Idh/MocA family protein yields the protein MMSIPRRTFLGATAGALTSAPLLGAAAAARGAGDTIGVGLIGVGNRGSVLLQNLLQIPGVSVRAICDVDGERLERGLKAVENAGQKRPAGTTDGTWKELLAKDGLDAIVSAIPCDLHARCYLDAIAAGKDLYGEKPMCLSRSDLDAVVKAARESKQIVQVGHQRRADPHFIEPIAAVHRGEIGDLVEGRILWSNSWGPLLGWFGQRRRSGDWIVEQAVHNWDVLNWAVNAPPVRAMAMGRDDLFRDRQADRDVHDYYAGVVEYPGNVFVNIIHSWVAPTKFNEEFTRLIGVKGGVDFGTGTFSYRPDLKKADQVLGGPETNNTLLALKAFVNSVRTRSEPVCTVEHGRAAVLSCLLVRASVDAKSAVTMDQVA from the coding sequence ATGATGAGCATCCCGAGACGAACCTTCCTCGGCGCGACCGCCGGAGCCCTCACGTCGGCGCCCCTCCTCGGGGCTGCGGCGGCCGCCCGCGGCGCGGGCGACACGATCGGCGTCGGCCTGATCGGCGTGGGCAATCGGGGCTCGGTGCTGCTGCAGAACCTTCTGCAGATCCCGGGCGTCTCCGTCCGAGCGATCTGCGACGTGGACGGCGAGCGCCTGGAACGGGGACTCAAGGCCGTCGAGAACGCCGGCCAGAAACGCCCGGCCGGCACCACCGACGGCACCTGGAAGGAGCTGCTCGCGAAGGACGGCCTCGACGCCATCGTCAGCGCCATCCCGTGCGACCTGCACGCCCGCTGCTATCTCGACGCCATCGCCGCCGGCAAGGACCTGTATGGCGAGAAGCCGATGTGCCTCAGCCGCTCCGACCTGGACGCCGTGGTCAAGGCGGCGCGGGAGAGCAAGCAGATCGTCCAGGTCGGCCACCAGCGCCGGGCCGACCCCCACTTCATCGAGCCGATCGCCGCCGTGCACCGCGGCGAGATCGGCGACCTCGTCGAGGGGCGGATCCTCTGGTCGAACTCGTGGGGACCGCTGCTCGGCTGGTTCGGCCAGCGCAGGCGCTCGGGCGACTGGATCGTCGAGCAGGCCGTGCACAATTGGGACGTCCTCAACTGGGCCGTGAACGCCCCGCCGGTACGCGCCATGGCGATGGGCCGCGACGACCTCTTCCGCGACCGCCAGGCCGACCGCGACGTCCACGACTATTACGCGGGCGTCGTCGAATACCCCGGCAACGTGTTCGTGAACATCATCCACAGCTGGGTCGCGCCGACCAAGTTCAACGAGGAGTTCACCCGCCTGATCGGCGTCAAGGGGGGGGTCGACTTCGGCACGGGCACGTTCTCGTACCGGCCCGACCTGAAGAAGGCCGACCAGGTCCTGGGCGGCCCCGAGACGAATAACACGCTGCTCGCGCTCAAGGCCTTCGTCAACTCGGTGCGCACCCGCAGCGAGCCCGTCTGCACCGTCGAGCACGGCCGCGCGGCGGTCCTCTCGTGCCTGCTCGTTCGCGCCTCCGTCGACGCCAAGTCGGCCGTGACGATGGACCAGGTCGCCTGA
- a CDS encoding chemotaxis protein CheW, translating into MSQQTGPSPKVARSDNPVLQFVGFRLGEEDYAIAITKIQEIILMKPITRLPQAPHFIEGLINLRGSVIPVVSLRKRFGQPARDFDEETRTIVVNVQDKTVGCIVDAVTQVMRINREQIQPSPLVSADDSCRYVSGLARLDDRLLIMLDVERLFQFEEPVVPSAVGPTS; encoded by the coding sequence ATGAGCCAGCAAACCGGACCATCCCCCAAAGTGGCGCGAAGCGATAACCCGGTCTTGCAGTTCGTCGGGTTCCGCCTCGGCGAAGAGGACTACGCGATCGCGATCACGAAGATCCAGGAGATCATCCTGATGAAGCCGATCACGCGGCTCCCTCAGGCGCCCCACTTCATCGAAGGGCTGATCAACTTGCGGGGCTCGGTGATCCCGGTCGTCAGCCTGCGCAAGCGGTTCGGCCAGCCGGCCCGCGACTTCGACGAGGAGACGCGGACGATCGTGGTGAACGTCCAGGACAAGACGGTCGGCTGCATCGTCGACGCGGTCACCCAGGTCATGCGGATCAACCGCGAGCAGATCCAGCCCTCGCCGCTGGTCTCGGCCGACGACTCGTGCCGGTACGTCTCGGGCCTGGCCCGGCTGGACGATCGACTGCTGATCATGCTCGACGTCGAGCGTCTCTTCCAGTTCGAGGAGCCGGTCGTCCCTTCGGCCGTCGGACCGACCTCCTAA
- a CDS encoding methyl-accepting chemotaxis protein: protein MRLPLRFKLLLAFLIFGALPLLATMWVAYRASETMKFRQARAIRRASMFVLAALERSPLDVGKEATPVTFDRAKPPIELIGRMFDRILREYELPPTARMALVGPDHKVIVARSGLSEGLGLVEGREVDALYVESIEPLRSPSAEAAKRGATGVIEVEGHVGAEVVGYTQGEFREEGDQASAYTCLVVVPRADAYDAIYNLQSLTLAVGLGSLTLIGLLYFAFGRRLIRIVSNIQSASGSLLETSTQLEIRAEQLAQGATEQAGTIEQIAGSLKSVDAAVKRNADHARQTSQSADDARAMAEIGGKAVKETVKAIMQIAEQIRIIEGIASQTNLLALNAAIESARAGEHGAGFAVVASEVNKLADQSKLAALQIDHIAVTSVKIAEDAGRLLDQVVPKIRRTAELVQEIAAESQQQRTSTHEINIGVSQLDEVVQLNAGASVDLAAAATSMAGQAAALKEMLGSVEADRRPAPTTQDATQQRRAPARPSTLVRQPGPPRRRETPAQDRDAEPAAPPDSPGAGVVIQLDEDQEQAHDRNFTRF, encoded by the coding sequence GTGAGATTGCCCCTGCGTTTCAAGCTGTTGCTGGCCTTCCTGATCTTCGGTGCATTGCCGCTGCTGGCCACGATGTGGGTGGCCTATCGGGCGAGCGAGACGATGAAGTTTCGCCAGGCGCGTGCGATCCGGCGGGCGTCGATGTTCGTGCTGGCCGCGCTCGAGCGGTCGCCCCTGGACGTGGGCAAGGAAGCCACGCCGGTGACCTTTGATCGAGCCAAGCCGCCGATCGAGCTGATCGGCCGGATGTTCGATCGCATCCTGCGCGAGTATGAGCTGCCCCCGACGGCCCGCATGGCGTTGGTCGGCCCCGACCACAAGGTGATCGTGGCGCGGTCGGGCTTGAGCGAGGGCCTGGGGCTGGTCGAGGGGCGCGAGGTGGACGCGCTCTACGTCGAGAGCATCGAGCCGTTGCGCTCCCCTTCGGCCGAGGCGGCGAAGCGGGGGGCGACTGGAGTGATCGAGGTCGAAGGTCACGTGGGTGCGGAAGTGGTGGGCTATACCCAGGGCGAGTTCCGCGAGGAGGGCGACCAGGCCAGCGCCTACACCTGCCTCGTCGTGGTCCCCAGGGCCGACGCCTACGACGCGATCTACAACCTGCAGAGCTTGACCCTGGCGGTCGGGCTGGGCTCACTGACGTTGATCGGCCTCCTCTACTTCGCGTTCGGACGGCGGCTGATCCGGATCGTGTCCAACATCCAGTCGGCGTCGGGCTCGTTGCTGGAGACGAGCACGCAGCTCGAGATCCGTGCCGAACAGCTCGCCCAGGGGGCGACGGAGCAGGCGGGGACGATCGAGCAGATCGCGGGCAGCTTGAAGTCGGTCGACGCCGCCGTGAAGCGGAACGCCGACCACGCCCGCCAGACGTCCCAGTCGGCCGACGACGCCCGAGCCATGGCCGAGATCGGCGGCAAGGCCGTCAAGGAGACCGTCAAGGCGATCATGCAGATCGCCGAGCAGATCCGGATCATCGAGGGCATCGCGTCGCAGACGAACCTGCTCGCCCTCAACGCGGCCATCGAGTCGGCCCGCGCCGGCGAGCATGGGGCGGGATTCGCCGTCGTGGCCAGCGAGGTCAACAAGCTGGCCGACCAGAGCAAGCTCGCGGCGCTCCAGATCGACCACATCGCCGTGACGAGCGTGAAGATCGCCGAGGACGCGGGCCGGCTGCTCGATCAGGTCGTCCCCAAGATCCGCCGGACCGCCGAGCTGGTGCAGGAGATCGCCGCCGAGTCCCAGCAGCAACGCACCTCGACCCACGAGATCAACATCGGCGTCAGCCAGCTCGACGAGGTCGTCCAGCTCAACGCCGGCGCCAGCGTCGACCTGGCGGCGGCGGCCACCTCGATGGCGGGCCAGGCCGCCGCGCTCAAGGAGATGCTCGGCTCGGTCGAGGCGGATCGACGACCCGCTCCGACCACTCAGGACGCGACGCAGCAACGCCGTGCGCCGGCTCGACCGTCGACCCTCGTCCGACAGCCCGGCCCGCCCCGACGTCGCGAGACGCCGGCCCAGGATCGCGACGCCGAGCCCGCCGCCCCGCCCGACTCCCCCGGCGCGGGCGTCGTCATCCAGCTCGACGAGGACCAGGAACAGGCCCACGATCGGAACTTCACCCGCTTCTGA
- a CDS encoding methyl-accepting chemotaxis protein, with the protein MKPESPHHDADDRAPTPANGAEATAPELRAKPAPRPTPPRATVSKTRRAMAAAAPAEAVHAEIVEELRADARALTATLAALAGAETIDESVRAVLDVVREKFGWTYASYWKLDATGRTLVYEFDSGRISEEFARHSRSARFREGEGLIGQAWQARDVVVIDDPAAARDCGRCTLAARSGIRTALAVPVVVEGRVVATIDFLTTQTAAIGPERREVIRAIGWIASDKIAKLGKQMELVRIRQMVENAPVNMMYADAEMNIQYMNPCARKTLEKLEAYLPVKVDQMIGASIDVFHKDPSHQRRILSDGATLPRTRTINVGPELFELLVTPMKDHEGRYMFPMVTWEVVTEKVRSQVREAELQADASAMVQLLTALGGATTVSEAAEVALRTVREAFGWWYGSFWEVDHSDGRLRWVADSGSVDEEFRRVSTASRFREGEGFNGQAWQTRDLVFVSDLGEMRGCSRAPVAKRNGLKSGVCFPILVDGRVIGTMDFFTKEEVQLSTNRLETLRGVGRQVSISVERVDRQAQIDRSKRDLEEKVGRLMAAARAAAEGDLTTTIDVQGDDDLGRLGRALAQMIADLKEVIGQVVESASQFGEGSRVVAESANYLSESAQNQAATVEEMSASVQQLSQAINDIDKNAVAAAGLADKTSHLAKQGGESVEQAIEAMVLIKKSSEQVSDIIQVISEIASQTNLLALNAAIEAARAGEHGLGFAVVADEVRKLAERSSAAAKEITALIKESTRRVADGASLSEKAGESLARIVQGVEETAGSIAKIAGATREQSEASSEVEKAIQNVSSLTETNASSSEELSASAEELGAQAASLKQVISGFKV; encoded by the coding sequence ATGAAGCCCGAATCGCCCCATCACGACGCCGACGACCGCGCCCCGACCCCCGCGAATGGCGCCGAGGCGACCGCCCCCGAACTGAGAGCGAAGCCGGCGCCGCGTCCGACGCCGCCGCGGGCGACGGTTTCGAAGACGCGCCGGGCGATGGCCGCGGCCGCCCCCGCCGAGGCCGTCCATGCCGAAATCGTCGAGGAGCTGCGGGCCGACGCCCGGGCCCTGACCGCGACGCTCGCGGCCCTGGCGGGGGCCGAGACGATCGACGAGTCGGTCCGAGCGGTCCTCGACGTGGTCCGCGAGAAATTCGGCTGGACCTACGCGTCGTACTGGAAGCTCGACGCGACGGGACGGACGCTCGTTTATGAGTTCGACTCGGGGAGGATCTCCGAGGAGTTCGCCCGGCACTCGCGGTCGGCCCGGTTCCGCGAGGGGGAAGGGCTCATCGGCCAGGCCTGGCAGGCGCGCGACGTGGTGGTGATCGACGACCCGGCGGCGGCCCGCGACTGCGGCCGTTGCACGCTGGCCGCCCGCTCCGGGATCCGCACGGCGCTCGCCGTCCCCGTCGTGGTCGAGGGCCGCGTCGTCGCGACGATCGACTTCCTGACCACCCAGACGGCGGCGATCGGGCCCGAGCGTCGCGAGGTGATCCGGGCCATCGGCTGGATCGCGTCCGACAAGATCGCCAAGCTCGGCAAGCAGATGGAGCTGGTGCGCATCCGCCAGATGGTCGAGAACGCGCCGGTCAACATGATGTACGCCGACGCCGAGATGAACATCCAGTACATGAATCCGTGCGCCCGCAAGACGCTGGAGAAGCTGGAAGCGTATCTGCCGGTCAAGGTCGACCAGATGATCGGGGCCTCGATCGACGTTTTCCACAAAGACCCTTCGCACCAGCGTCGGATCCTTTCCGACGGCGCGACGCTTCCTCGGACCCGAACGATCAACGTCGGCCCGGAGCTGTTCGAGCTGCTGGTGACGCCCATGAAGGACCATGAAGGGCGCTACATGTTCCCGATGGTGACCTGGGAAGTCGTCACCGAGAAGGTGCGGAGCCAGGTGCGCGAGGCCGAGCTGCAGGCCGACGCCTCGGCGATGGTGCAGCTCCTCACCGCGCTGGGCGGCGCGACCACGGTCTCGGAGGCGGCCGAGGTGGCTCTGCGGACGGTCCGCGAGGCGTTCGGCTGGTGGTACGGCTCGTTCTGGGAGGTCGACCATTCCGACGGCCGGCTGCGCTGGGTCGCCGATTCCGGGTCGGTCGACGAGGAGTTCCGACGGGTCAGCACGGCGTCGCGATTCCGCGAGGGCGAGGGGTTCAACGGCCAGGCCTGGCAGACCCGCGACCTCGTCTTCGTGTCCGACCTCGGCGAGATGCGGGGCTGCTCGCGGGCCCCGGTGGCGAAGCGGAACGGGCTGAAGTCGGGCGTCTGCTTCCCGATTCTGGTCGACGGTCGGGTGATCGGCACCATGGACTTCTTCACCAAGGAAGAGGTCCAGCTCTCGACGAATCGGCTGGAGACCCTGCGGGGCGTCGGCCGGCAGGTCTCGATCTCGGTGGAACGGGTCGACAGGCAGGCCCAGATCGACCGCAGCAAGCGCGACCTGGAAGAGAAGGTCGGCCGCCTGATGGCGGCGGCCCGCGCCGCCGCCGAGGGCGACTTGACGACCACCATCGACGTCCAGGGGGACGACGACCTCGGCAGGCTGGGTCGGGCCCTGGCGCAGATGATCGCCGACCTCAAGGAGGTCATCGGCCAGGTCGTCGAGTCGGCGAGCCAGTTCGGGGAGGGATCGCGGGTGGTGGCCGAGAGCGCCAATTACCTCAGCGAATCGGCCCAGAACCAGGCGGCGACCGTCGAGGAGATGTCGGCCTCGGTCCAGCAGCTCTCGCAGGCGATCAACGATATCGACAAGAACGCGGTCGCGGCGGCCGGCCTGGCCGACAAGACGTCGCACCTGGCCAAGCAGGGCGGCGAGTCGGTCGAGCAGGCGATCGAGGCCATGGTCCTGATCAAGAAGTCGAGCGAGCAGGTCAGCGACATCATCCAGGTCATCAGCGAGATCGCCAGCCAGACGAACCTTCTCGCCCTCAACGCGGCGATCGAGGCGGCCCGGGCCGGCGAGCACGGCCTGGGGTTCGCCGTCGTGGCCGACGAGGTCCGCAAGCTCGCCGAGCGCTCCAGCGCCGCGGCCAAGGAGATCACCGCCCTGATCAAGGAGTCGACCCGACGCGTCGCCGACGGCGCCAGCCTGTCCGAGAAGGCCGGCGAGTCTCTGGCCCGGATCGTCCAGGGGGTCGAGGAGACCGCCGGCAGCATCGCCAAGATCGCCGGCGCCACGCGCGAGCAGTCGGAGGCGTCGAGCGAAGTCGAGAAGGCCATCCAGAACGTCTCCAGCCTCACCGAGACCAACGCCTCCAGCTCCGAGGAACTCTCTGCGAGCGCCGAAGAGCTGGGCGCGCAGGCGGCCTCGCTGAAGCAAGTTATCTCGGGGTTCAAGGTCTGA
- a CDS encoding 3-keto-disaccharide hydrolase: MRYALASVAAFVALSLPASAQDRSHRLFNGRDLSGWKAISDKENADAAATWSVVDGVLKCTGEPAGYLKTDDEYSDYVLSLEWRWPKGSKGGNNGVLVHTSTPRALGVWPKSIEVQLYAGNAGDLWVIGTDLDVPDEASRKEDRRHKNLTDGSEKPIGEWNRMEITCEGSTMRVKVNGDLVNEATNCTVSRGAISLQSEGTPIEFRNIVITPLKP; the protein is encoded by the coding sequence ATGAGATACGCCCTGGCGTCCGTCGCCGCGTTCGTCGCGCTGTCGCTCCCCGCTTCCGCCCAGGACCGGTCGCACCGGCTCTTCAACGGCCGCGACCTGTCGGGGTGGAAAGCGATCTCCGACAAGGAGAACGCCGACGCGGCCGCCACCTGGAGCGTCGTCGACGGCGTGCTCAAATGCACCGGCGAGCCGGCCGGGTATCTCAAGACCGACGACGAGTACAGCGACTACGTCCTGTCGCTGGAGTGGCGCTGGCCGAAGGGGAGCAAAGGGGGGAACAACGGGGTCCTCGTGCATACCTCCACCCCCCGGGCGCTCGGCGTCTGGCCCAAGTCGATCGAGGTGCAGCTCTATGCGGGCAACGCGGGCGACCTATGGGTGATCGGCACCGACCTCGACGTCCCCGACGAGGCGAGCCGCAAGGAGGATCGTCGGCACAAAAACCTGACCGACGGCTCCGAGAAGCCGATCGGCGAGTGGAATCGCATGGAGATCACCTGCGAGGGCTCCACGATGCGGGTGAAGGTGAACGGCGATCTGGTCAATGAGGCGACCAACTGCACCGTCTCGCGGGGCGCGATCAGCCTGCAGTCCGAAGGGACGCCGATCGAGTTCCGCAACATCGTGATCACCCCGTTGAAGCCCTGA